In Juglans microcarpa x Juglans regia isolate MS1-56 chromosome 4S, Jm3101_v1.0, whole genome shotgun sequence, a single window of DNA contains:
- the LOC121263366 gene encoding ADP-ribosylation factor-like, which produces MGLSFTKLFSRLFAKKEMRILMVGLDAAGKTTILYKLKLGEIVTTIPTIGFNVETVEYKNISFTVWDVGVRTRYIRPLWRHYFQNTQGLIFVVDSNDRDRVVEARDELHRMLNEDELRDAVLLVFANKQDLPNAMNAAEITDKLGLHSLRQRHWYIQSTCATSGEGLYEGLDWLSNNIANKA; this is translated from the exons atggggCTGTCTTTCACCAAGCTTTTCAGTCGTCTGTTTGCTAAGAAGGAAATGCGTATACTCATGGTGGGTCTTGATGCTGCTGGTAAGACCACCATTCTCTATAAGCTCAAGCTGGGAGAGATtgttaccaccattcctaccaTTG GATTTAATGTGGAGACTGTGGAATATAAGAACATCAGCTTCACCGTTTGGGATGTTGGGGTCAGGACAAGGTAT ATCCGTCCTTTATGGAGACATTACTTCCAAAACACCCAAGGACTTATATTTGTAGTTGATAGCAATGACCGAGACCGTGTGGTTGAAGCTAGGGATGAGCTGCACAGAATGTTAAATGAG GATGAGTTGAGGGATGCCGTGTTGCTAGTGTTTGCAAACAAGCAAGATCTCCCCAATGCCATGAACGCTGCTGAGATAACTGATAAGCTTGGCCTTCACTCACTCCGTCAACGCCACTG GTATATCCAGAGCACATGTGCCACTTCTGGTGAAGGGCTCTATGAGGGACTCGACTGGCTCTCGAACAATATTGCAAATAAG GCATAG